The region tgctgatgggatcaatccttacaaaaatatgagttccACATTAGTTTTTGGCCTATAATGCTCGTTGTATATAATTTTCCACCTGCGTTGTGCATGAAGGATGAATTTACctttctatctatgttgattcctgGACCTAAATAACCtgggaatgacatagatgtttacttagagcccttaatagatgagttacttgaattatggaatggtgtttatacatatgatatttctacaaagaagttttttaatttaagggccatgttgctatggaccataaatgattttccagcttatggaaacttAGCTGGATGCACGACTAAAGGGAAGTATGGTTGTCCTGTTTTTGGCGAGCactcaaatgttgtttggttgaagcatagcaaaaagatgtccttttgcaatcatattcgatttctaccacaagaacaccgttatagaaagaagaaatatacaacagctagggcaagggaaaaagcaccacaatgtccaattatattgacaggtgttgaagtagctgagcagttaagcaaagtgactaatgactttggaaagggaaaaaagaggagTCGTGGTATAGACACAGAAAAAACCTGGAAGAAGCAGTTTATTATTTTTAGGTTGCCTTATTGGGAAATATTAGTTGTTCGTCATAAccttgatgttatgcatgttgaaaagaatgtttgtgaaagcatacttaacacattgctcgattgcaaaggaaaatctaaagatcacTACAACTCGAGATTAGATTTGACAGAGATGGGCATTATGCATCATCTCCATCCGTATGAAGAAAATGGTGTTACTTGTCTTCCTGTTGCAGCTTACACTCTATCAAAATCTGATAAGAAGTTGCTTTGTGAGAggctatttgacttgaaattgccttatggatatagctctaacattagaaactgtgtagatgtggagaaacagaagctgacaggacttaagtctcatgattgtcatgtgattatgcaacaactattgcctatttctataaggggtttaatggaagaaggctgtagagagacaattcttcggctctctaagtttttccatggattgtgtcagtgtgtggttgataaggaggaaattatgaaattggaactagaagcctttgaaattctttatgaactagaagaatatttccctccttctttctttgatccaatgattcacttggttgttCATTTAGCATGAGAAGTTAAACTTTGTGGTCTGGTGCAATTTCTatggatgtaccattttgagagatatatgaaagtattgaaaggatttgtaGCAAATTATGCACGACCATAAGGATGTATTGCAAATCGCTATCTTGCTGTTGAATGTGTACGGTTTTGTGAaacatttttaaagaaaaatgatgatcaagatagtacattactagaagaaaatccactatcagCAGCAGAGTGCTTTGAACTTAACCGATTGAACTTGGCAGTAGCGCATCAGTATGTGTTGTTTAACTCAGATATTGCAGAACCATTTCTCAATGTCCATatggatgagctgaaagaaaggcactcaaatctgaataacaatcaaactttgttgtggaatcgacattctgaagggttcccgctatggttttatgaaaaggttgtattctattgccaagataaaagtttatgttttgttttagtgtacaaatttcttacaagtatatttttattttcagatttctaacttgaacaaagtagatgacatgttagctcaattggctgaaggtccaagtcgcggtgtcacttcctataaagggtacatgattaatggaattcAATTCCAtaaaaaaggagatgaaaaaacaactcaaaacagcGGTGTATACTTGGAAGCACATGACAGTGGGCAATTGAATCATAAAGAAGAGTATTTTGGTGTTATCAAGGATATAATTATGCTCGATTGTTTTGGTGCGATTGGGCAAATATTCGAATGGGTGTTAAGAAGTCGGAGTTCTATACACTTGTAAATTTCAATATAGGACAAGCCCAATCCATTAGGGATCCATTTGTATCAGCTTCACAAGTGAAAAAAGCTTTTTATGCAAGGGAGAATGAGTCAAgtaattggtatatagctttaaaggattcaaatagagggtgttttggacttgaatccaatgaagaaaattgagtttcctgctgtttcttatgtactttgaatgaaacaaatctgcttacactttctgtatgtaattttggtgtattattactcttttgttgaatgaaacaaatctagttttattactctctatggtgtactttatgattttattttaatttgaatgaaataattctggttttatggttttggtgtatgtttattactctttggtgatccgcatttctgatttatattcttatgttatctttctttatatattgcagcaatttcaacttgaaaaatgagtacattacgaaGATCTCCAAAAAAACACCTTCGCCCAGGTGCTTTATGCAATTTTGTGCCAAAAGCGAAAAGCATCATTGAAGACTCAAGCTGATTATGACGATATGTTGCTTGGAAGCcctgttttaaagaaaaagagtgcTCTTCGTAGGTTTTCTGCACCTGTTAGAGTTGTAATTGACTCACCACCTGCTCTTAGTACTAGAGCAGCAACTCGTCAAATGGTCTATAATATAGAGCCAGATCCAAATGATGATGTAgaagacatggagatgtcacttggaagttcaaaaactagaagatctcttaattatgaagtagatatggtagttgatagtgtttgtgaaaagggagtaagggaggaacatgaagagaTAGCTGATGAGGAAAGGGTTGGTGCAGAATTTGAAGAAGGGGCTGCTGcacaatgtgaagaagtggctgagatagaacttgacaacctcttagaaaatctgttagattacaaaaaacaactgatgaggcaaatcaaactgagattgaagaaatacctcaagatgtagatgcgaatgtaatgaacttagccaagaagacaaggggaaaaactctattggcaaatcttaccaagaggaactatgacttaaggataataagctggaatgaaaaagggcaaccagttggtactaactcagtgcaattttcttcttttgtgggcgctcttgtgcgagaggttgttccttacactatttcagattggaggaaagtttcaccaattatgagagatgttctttgggcatctattcaggtagaattactagttttatgattgtattttttatttatatatccagctctacacttaaacatataacatattattctatattctcttgtaggcacaatatgacttacatgatgattggcaaaaaaagatgtgctttgaaatgatggaagaactatggagagctgggaaatctagacttgtaaaggatattatcaatgcaaaaaatgagagtgaacgactagccttaaagccggattgcataaaaag is a window of Humulus lupulus chromosome 4, drHumLupu1.1, whole genome shotgun sequence DNA encoding:
- the LOC133828956 gene encoding uncharacterized protein LOC133828956, giving the protein MLLGSPVLKKKSALRRFSAPVRVVIDSPPALSTRAATRQMVYNIEPDPNDDVEDMEMSLGSSKTRRSLNYEVDMVVDSVCEKGVREEHEEIADEERVGAEFEEGAAAQCEEVAEIELDNLLENLLDYKKQLMRQIKLRLKKYLKM